From one Lineus longissimus chromosome 3, tnLinLong1.2, whole genome shotgun sequence genomic stretch:
- the LOC135484944 gene encoding uncharacterized protein LOC135484944, translated as MLRLISTVVGSSKPLTRWAPLGLQANAKLPVTLTRPPTRPVRLFASFIGNDDNVRYSRLEPRIERKLGEYEDFFFETGRDKGWAQIMMLVSVQSEKELSSENISRAFANLQRRHAALRMAVILKDGKNHFAEVPDAPDLEILQTSDSKAIMASEEQTGFDFGQLLWRCKILQPEKSEQGFLYPFIFVIQACLTDGTAIHSGLYPSLQDYLEASFEQKEDLDIESLPLLPPREHLLDQFESILDQEGAGQGQHTQIENEINQAALAAKFCELHKPSNPQNCSGVVDFVFDQKQVSQLERAVAQQNVSMNSACAAAHAMAVYMFLTDLGADLGTMSLPSQYVVELRRYATPRFHATHSGAYVALAINNIKLNAEMVASENRSGVLWKLAASIKKETRERLAENEPLLEVKAFLGDYKRFQSDRNAYYRECDPCPELFYTSNLGHIPVNCGQGKVTIKKIQLLKGAREPAAFGHNITSLNGQLQWEISYNKTIVSDELAETYLSLVKGEFERFLIEQ; from the coding sequence ATGCTTCGTTTGATATCCACAGTCGTAGGCAGTTCCAAACCTCTCACAAGATGGGCTCCACTCGGGCTACAGGCTAACGCGAAACTGCCTGTTACACTTACTAGACCTCCCACTCGGCCCGTTCGCCTCTTCGCAAGCTTCATCGGCAATGATGACAATGTACGTTACAGCAGGTTGGAACCTAGAATTGAACGGAAACTAGGGGAATATGAAGATTTCTTCTTTGAAACGGGACGTGACAAGGGATGGGCCCAGATCATGATGTTAGTGTCGGTTCAATCGGAGAAGGAGTTGTCCTCAGAGAACATTAGTAGAGCCTTTGCGAACTTACAGAGACGACACGCAGCCCTGCGCATGGCTGTCATTTTGAAGGATGGAAAAAACCACTTCGCAGAAGTTCCCGATGCACCCGACTTGGAGATTCTCCAAACCAGTGATAGCAAAGCCATAATGGCCAGCGAAGAACAAACGGGGTTCGACTTCGGGCAGTTGCTTTGGAGATGCAAGATCCTGCAACCTGAAAAATCCGAACAAGGATTTCTCTACCCGTTCATCTTCGTCATACAAGCCTGTTTGACTGACGGTACCGCAATTCATAGCGGTCTGTACCCCAGTCTTCAGGACTATTTGGAAGCATCCTTTGAGCAGAAAGAAGACCTTGACATAGAAAGTCTGCCTCTCCTGCCTCCTCGCGAGCATCTTTTAGATCAGTTCGAATCTATCCTAGACCAGGAGGGAGCTGGACAAGGACAACATACTCAAatcgaaaatgaaataaatcaagCGGCCCTTGCGGCTAAATTCTGTGAGTTGCATAAGCCTAGTAACCCACAAAATTGTTCCGGAGTGGTCGATTTTGTTTTCGATCAGAAGCAAGTGTCACAACTTGAAAGGGCAGTGGCGCAGCAAAATGTATCAATGAATTCGGCCTGCGCTGCTGCCCATGCGATGGCTGTATACATGTTCTTGACGGATTTAGGGGCGGATTTAGGGACGATGTCTCTGCCATCCCAGTACGTTGTCGAGCTCAGGCGCTACGCGACACCAAGGTTCCACGCAACGCATTCTGGTGCCTACGTAGCCCTTGCTATAAACAACATAAAGCTCAATGCAGAAATGGTCGCAAGTGAAAACAGAAGTGGGGTACTCTGGAAGCTCGCTGCCTCAATCAAGAAAGAAACAAGGGAACGCTTAGCCGAAAACGAACCACTGTTAGAGGTTAAGGCGTTCCTAGGAGATTATAAACGGTTCCAGTCCGACCGGAACGCGTATTACCGCGAATGTGATCCATGCCCTGAACTGTTCTACACATCCAATTTAGGACATATACCCGTAAATTGCGGGCAGGGAAAAGTTACCATAAAAAAAATCCAGCTTTTGAAGGGCGCTAGGGAACCGGCGGCATTTGGTCACAACATCACGAGCCTTAACGGTCAGCTCCAGTGGGAGATCTCGTACAATAAGACGATTGTGAGCGATGAACTGGCGGAAACATACTTGTCACTGGTAAAGGGCGAATTTGAGCGATTCCTAATAGAACAGTAG